The Mycolicibacterium hassiacum DSM 44199 genome includes a window with the following:
- a CDS encoding class I SAM-dependent methyltransferase yields MSAQPVNHHADHPGFSGVVGATIGLELLLTGRPVARLAADLADVAPGDHVVDIGCGPGNAVRKAAHRGARATGVDPAPVMLRLARLVTRVGGIDWREGTAESVPLADGAATVWWSLATVHHWKDVAGGLREAHRVLAPGGRLLALERQVRPGAKGFASHGWTREQADAFAEHCREAGFTEARVTGHRAGLRNFWAVRALRA; encoded by the coding sequence ATGAGCGCTCAACCGGTCAATCACCATGCCGACCATCCCGGTTTCTCCGGTGTGGTCGGAGCGACGATCGGCCTGGAGTTGTTGCTGACCGGCCGGCCGGTAGCCCGGCTGGCCGCCGACCTCGCCGACGTCGCGCCGGGAGACCACGTGGTCGACATCGGCTGCGGACCCGGCAATGCGGTGCGGAAGGCCGCTCACCGGGGCGCTCGCGCCACCGGGGTCGATCCCGCGCCGGTGATGTTGCGGCTTGCCCGGCTGGTGACCCGGGTCGGGGGAATCGACTGGCGGGAGGGCACCGCCGAGAGCGTGCCGCTGGCGGACGGCGCGGCGACGGTGTGGTGGTCGCTGGCCACCGTGCACCACTGGAAGGACGTCGCCGGCGGATTGCGCGAGGCGCATCGGGTGCTGGCACCGGGCGGACGGTTGCTGGCGCTCGAGCGGCAGGTGCGGCCGGGTGCGAAGGGCTTCGCCAGCCACGGCTGGACCCGGGAGCAGGCCGATGCGTTCGCCGAACACTGCCGCGAGGCGGGCTTCACCGAGGCCCGCGTGACTGGGCACCGCGCCGGGCTGCGCAACTTCTGGGCGGTGCGCGCGCTGCGGGCCTGA
- a CDS encoding YwaF family protein — protein sequence MRSAAEFTMFGPSHWGALVVFALGSVALVWWGRRQSPAAARLFGRVLGGLTAAIYLPVLVYGLVPFDARYSLPLHLTDLATVVTAYAWWSQRQWAFAVVYYWGLVLSVQALISPALTGPDFPHYRYLGFWSIHLLVVWAAIYLTWGRGMRPGWADYRRTVAISFGWAAVAFVVNGVVGANYGFVNGKPSTPSLLDVLGPWPWYLLVVAASVCGVWALMTWPWVRRAGEAKLSV from the coding sequence ATTCGGAGCGCCGCGGAGTTCACCATGTTCGGCCCCTCGCACTGGGGCGCCCTCGTCGTGTTCGCGCTCGGGTCCGTGGCGCTGGTGTGGTGGGGCCGGCGCCAGAGCCCCGCGGCGGCGCGGCTGTTCGGGCGGGTGCTCGGTGGTCTGACCGCGGCGATCTATCTGCCGGTGCTGGTGTACGGGCTGGTGCCGTTCGACGCGCGGTACTCGCTGCCGCTGCACCTGACCGACCTGGCCACCGTCGTCACCGCGTACGCCTGGTGGTCGCAGCGGCAGTGGGCGTTCGCGGTCGTCTACTACTGGGGCCTGGTGCTCAGCGTGCAGGCGCTGATCTCGCCGGCGCTGACCGGGCCGGACTTCCCGCACTACCGGTACCTGGGCTTCTGGTCGATCCACCTGCTGGTGGTGTGGGCCGCGATCTATCTGACCTGGGGCCGGGGGATGCGGCCCGGGTGGGCGGATTACCGCCGCACGGTGGCGATCTCGTTCGGGTGGGCGGCGGTCGCCTTCGTGGTCAACGGCGTGGTCGGGGCCAACTACGGGTTTGTCAACGGCAAACCGTCGACGCCGTCGCTGCTGGACGTGCTCGGGCCGTGGCCGTGGTACCTGCTGGTGGTGGCGGCCTCGGTGTGCGGTGTGTGGGCGCTGATGACCTGGCCGTGGGTGCGCCGGGCCGGCGAGGCAAAGTTGTCGGTATGA
- a CDS encoding MFS transporter, with translation MTPRTIRVPPRVLVVGLGMVVLTVAVLQTAVVPVLGVIGEQLNASVLGVSWAVTANLLAAVAATPLLGRLADLHSKKRVLLVVLAAVLAGSVLAATTSSLALLITARVLQAASFALYPISVAILREELAPDRLMSALAVLSGTLGFGGGAGLVVVGLLMNGAPDYHRVFWLTTAFTVAVIAIVLLVVPNRPRRLTGTVDWLGAAGLALGLSAVLLAITQGRSWGWWSAPTLVCGIGGLAVLIGWWHWENRIAQPLVSTAMLARRPVLLTNLATVLVGMGLYFAFLGLTQFVQIPREAAGYGFGASVLEASVVYLLPGAFAGFVVALVSGRFIDRFGARPVLVVAALAGIAGFGFIAFVHTYSWQVIVASVLTNAYISLGYGALPALVVSEVDSDETGVATGMNAIARLIGSSTAAALVAVLLSHTVGGVPQESSFGAIFAGGAITAVAAMALIGLSRPRRRVTETEQGWYDTRAMNHEWG, from the coding sequence ATGACACCCCGAACCATCCGCGTTCCGCCTCGGGTCCTGGTCGTCGGCCTCGGCATGGTCGTGCTCACCGTGGCGGTCCTGCAGACCGCAGTGGTGCCGGTGCTGGGCGTCATCGGCGAACAGCTCAACGCCTCCGTGCTCGGTGTGAGCTGGGCGGTCACCGCCAACCTGCTGGCCGCGGTCGCCGCCACCCCGCTCCTCGGCCGGCTCGCCGACCTGCACAGCAAGAAGCGGGTGCTGCTGGTCGTGCTGGCCGCGGTGCTCGCCGGGTCGGTGCTGGCGGCGACGACGTCGTCGCTGGCGCTGCTGATCACCGCCCGGGTGCTGCAGGCGGCCTCGTTCGCGCTGTACCCGATCAGCGTCGCGATCCTGCGCGAGGAGCTGGCACCGGACCGACTGATGTCGGCGTTGGCGGTGCTGTCCGGGACGCTGGGGTTCGGCGGCGGCGCCGGCCTGGTCGTGGTCGGGCTGCTGATGAACGGCGCGCCCGACTATCACCGGGTGTTCTGGTTGACCACCGCGTTCACCGTCGCGGTGATCGCGATCGTGCTGCTGGTCGTGCCGAACCGGCCCCGTCGACTCACCGGCACAGTCGACTGGCTCGGCGCCGCGGGCCTGGCCCTCGGTCTGTCGGCCGTGTTGTTGGCGATCACCCAGGGCCGGTCGTGGGGCTGGTGGTCGGCGCCGACCCTGGTCTGCGGGATCGGTGGGCTCGCCGTGCTGATCGGCTGGTGGCACTGGGAGAACCGGATCGCCCAGCCGCTGGTGTCGACGGCGATGCTGGCCCGCCGCCCGGTCCTGCTGACCAACCTGGCGACCGTCCTGGTCGGCATGGGGCTGTACTTCGCGTTCCTGGGCCTGACCCAGTTCGTGCAGATCCCGCGGGAGGCTGCCGGGTACGGCTTCGGGGCGTCGGTGCTCGAGGCCAGCGTGGTGTACCTGCTGCCCGGCGCGTTCGCCGGCTTCGTCGTGGCACTGGTCAGCGGCCGGTTCATCGACCGGTTCGGGGCCCGGCCGGTGCTGGTGGTCGCCGCGCTGGCCGGCATCGCCGGGTTCGGGTTCATCGCCTTCGTGCACACCTACAGCTGGCAGGTGATCGTCGCGAGCGTACTGACCAACGCCTACATCAGCCTCGGCTACGGCGCCCTGCCCGCCCTGGTGGTCAGCGAGGTCGACTCCGACGAGACCGGGGTGGCGACCGGCATGAACGCGATCGCGCGGCTGATCGGGAGCTCGACGGCGGCGGCGCTGGTGGCCGTGCTGCTCAGCCACACCGTCGGCGGCGTGCCGCAGGAGAGCAGCTTCGGCGCGATCTTCGCGGGCGGAGCGATCACGGCCGTCGCGGCGATGGCGCTGATCGGGCTGTCCCGGCCGCGGCGGCGGGTGACCGAAACCGAACAGGGCTGGTACGACACCCGCGCGATGAACCACGAATGGGGCTGA
- a CDS encoding type II toxin-antitoxin system Rv0910 family toxin, translated as MAASRVASVDVSVASQLRPEQAWALASDLRRFDEWLTIFGGWRSEVPDTIDVGTCVSSLIKVKGFRNTIHWRVTRYDEPKEIELVGRGRPAVRIVLRLSVTDDDPGSTFRVVAELSGGLLSTRIGALVAKVVESDVRRSVRNLVALR; from the coding sequence ATGGCAGCTTCTCGTGTCGCGTCGGTGGACGTTTCGGTGGCGTCGCAGCTGCGACCCGAACAGGCGTGGGCGCTGGCGTCGGATCTGCGCCGGTTCGACGAGTGGCTGACCATCTTCGGCGGCTGGCGCAGCGAGGTGCCCGACACGATCGACGTCGGGACCTGTGTGTCGTCGCTGATCAAGGTGAAGGGGTTCCGCAACACCATTCACTGGCGGGTCACCCGCTACGACGAGCCCAAGGAGATCGAACTGGTCGGCCGGGGCCGCCCCGCGGTGCGGATCGTGTTGCGGCTGAGCGTCACCGACGACGATCCGGGGTCGACGTTCCGGGTCGTCGCCGAGCTCAGCGGCGGGCTGCTCAGCACCCGGATCGGTGCGCTGGTCGCCAAGGTGGTGGAGTCCGACGTGCGCCGGTCGGTGCGCAACCTGGTCGCCCTGCGTTGA
- a CDS encoding ABC transporter ATP-binding protein, with protein MTKRFGDYVAVNEADFTIAQGEFFSLLGPSGCGKTTTLRMIAGFESPTEGAIRLEGVDVSRVPPHKRNVNTVFQHYALFPHMTVWDNIAYGPRSRKLDKAEIRKRVDEMLEVVRLTDFADRKPAQLSGGQQQRVALARALVNYPSALLLDEPLGALDLKLRHAMQFELKRIQREVGITFIYVTHDQEEALTMSDRIAVMNAGNVDQIGTPTEIYDRPATVFVASFIGQANLWSGRQTGRLNRDYVEVEVLGTRLKARPGDTTIEPGGHATLMVRPERVRVSTEAPSGDVAAVRATVTDLTFQGPVVRLAMAAPDDSPVVAHVGPEQNLPLLRPGDKVHVSWSPDASLVLPAADIPTAEDLQEMLDDS; from the coding sequence GTGACGAAGCGCTTCGGCGACTATGTGGCGGTCAACGAAGCCGACTTCACGATCGCCCAGGGCGAGTTCTTCTCGCTACTCGGACCGTCCGGCTGCGGGAAGACCACGACGCTGCGGATGATCGCGGGATTCGAGAGCCCGACCGAGGGGGCCATCCGCCTCGAGGGCGTCGACGTGTCCCGGGTGCCGCCGCACAAGCGCAACGTCAACACGGTGTTCCAGCACTATGCGCTGTTCCCGCACATGACCGTGTGGGACAACATCGCCTACGGCCCGCGCAGCCGCAAGCTGGACAAGGCCGAGATCCGCAAGCGTGTCGACGAGATGCTCGAGGTGGTGCGGCTCACCGACTTCGCCGACCGCAAACCGGCGCAGTTGTCCGGTGGCCAGCAGCAGCGGGTCGCGCTGGCCCGCGCCCTGGTCAACTACCCGAGCGCCCTGCTGCTCGACGAACCGCTCGGCGCGCTGGACCTCAAACTGCGCCACGCGATGCAGTTCGAGCTCAAGCGCATCCAGCGCGAGGTCGGCATCACGTTCATCTACGTCACGCACGACCAGGAGGAAGCGCTGACGATGAGCGACCGCATCGCGGTGATGAACGCCGGCAACGTCGACCAGATCGGCACCCCGACCGAGATCTACGACCGGCCGGCGACGGTGTTCGTGGCCAGCTTCATCGGTCAGGCCAACCTGTGGTCCGGCCGCCAGACCGGCCGCCTCAACCGGGACTACGTCGAGGTCGAGGTGCTCGGCACCAGGCTCAAGGCCCGCCCGGGCGACACCACCATCGAGCCCGGCGGCCACGCCACGCTCATGGTGCGCCCCGAACGGGTTCGCGTCTCGACCGAGGCGCCGAGCGGCGATGTCGCGGCCGTGCGGGCCACCGTGACCGACCTGACCTTCCAGGGCCCGGTGGTGCGCCTGGCGATGGCGGCCCCCGACGATTCGCCGGTCGTCGCCCATGTCGGCCCGGAACAGAACCTGCCGTTGCTGCGTCCCGGCGACAAGGTGCATGTCAGCTGGTCCCCGGACGCCTCCCTGGTGTTGCCGGCCGCCGACATCCCGACCGCCGAAGACCTGCAGGAGATGCTCGACGACTCCTGA
- a CDS encoding polyamine ABC transporter substrate-binding protein, which yields MPSRNPGDLDPRLLARFAANRTSRRRFLGGGAAAVAALALGPSVLAACGTEQGGSPSGATAPPDDGSPASGELRISNWPLYMADGFIAAFQTASGITVDYKEDFNDNEEWFAKVKEPLSRKQDIGADLVVPTEFMAVRLNNLGWLNEIRESRIPNKKNLRPDLLNSPADPGRKVTAPYMSGMVGLAYNKAATGRPITKIEDLWDPAFKGRVALLSDIQDGLGMIMLSQGNSPENPTTETVQKAVDLVREQKERGQIRRFAGNDYATDLASGNVVITQAYSGDVVQLQADNPDLEFVVPESGGTWFIDTMVIPYTTRNQAAAEAWMDYVYDRANYAELVAAVQFVPVLADIDDELHRVSPEAANNPLINPPQSVLDRIKSWPALTDEQTQEYNTIYAEVTGG from the coding sequence ATGCCCTCCCGTAACCCCGGAGACCTCGATCCCCGTCTGCTCGCCCGGTTCGCCGCCAACCGCACCTCGCGGCGGCGCTTCCTCGGCGGCGGCGCCGCTGCCGTCGCGGCGCTCGCACTCGGTCCGTCGGTGCTGGCCGCCTGCGGCACCGAACAGGGCGGCAGCCCCAGTGGTGCCACCGCTCCCCCGGACGACGGCAGCCCGGCCAGCGGTGAGCTGCGGATCTCGAACTGGCCGTTGTACATGGCCGACGGGTTCATCGCCGCGTTCCAGACCGCGAGCGGGATCACCGTCGACTACAAAGAGGATTTCAACGACAACGAGGAGTGGTTCGCGAAGGTCAAGGAACCGCTCTCGCGCAAACAGGACATCGGCGCGGACCTGGTCGTGCCGACCGAGTTCATGGCGGTTCGGCTCAACAACCTGGGCTGGCTCAACGAGATTCGCGAATCCCGGATACCGAACAAGAAGAACCTGCGCCCGGACCTGCTGAACTCGCCGGCCGATCCGGGTCGCAAGGTGACCGCACCGTACATGTCGGGCATGGTCGGGCTGGCCTACAACAAGGCCGCCACCGGCCGCCCGATCACCAAGATCGAGGACCTTTGGGACCCGGCGTTCAAGGGGCGCGTCGCGCTGCTGTCGGACATCCAGGACGGCCTCGGCATGATCATGCTCTCCCAGGGCAACTCGCCGGAGAACCCCACCACCGAGACGGTCCAGAAGGCCGTCGACCTGGTGCGGGAACAGAAGGAACGCGGCCAGATCCGCCGGTTCGCCGGCAACGACTACGCCACCGACCTCGCGTCCGGCAATGTCGTGATCACCCAGGCGTATTCGGGGGACGTGGTACAACTGCAGGCCGACAACCCGGACCTGGAGTTCGTGGTTCCCGAGTCCGGCGGCACCTGGTTCATCGACACCATGGTCATCCCGTACACCACCCGCAATCAGGCGGCCGCCGAGGCGTGGATGGACTACGTCTATGACCGCGCCAACTACGCCGAGCTGGTGGCCGCGGTGCAGTTCGTTCCGGTGCTGGCGGACATCGACGATGAACTCCACCGGGTCAGCCCCGAGGCGGCCAACAACCCGCTGATCAACCCGCCGCAATCGGTGCTGGACCGGATCAAGTCCTGGCCCGCGCTCACCGACGAGCAGACCCAGGAGTACAACACGATCTACGCCGAAGTCACCGGCGGCTGA
- a CDS encoding ABC transporter permease, whose amino-acid sequence MAGIASSSRQRSRIAPYLMVLPALVYLAIFFVIPFVTLARTSLSQSGGSVYLPTLTFAWDFSNYFDAFTHYRPQIMRSFGYAFTATVLCLILAFPLAYVIAFKAGRFKNLLLGLVILPFFVTFLIRTIAWKTILADDGWVVQALDAVGLLPSDGRLLSTSWAVIGGLTYNWIIFMILPLYVSLEKIDPRLIEASKDLYSSNTRAFTKVILPLSMPGVLAGSLLVFIPAVGDFINADYLGSTQTTMIGNVIQKQFLVVKDYPAAAALSMVLMLIILAGVLLYTRALGTEDLV is encoded by the coding sequence ATGGCGGGCATTGCCAGCAGCAGCCGCCAGCGGAGCAGGATCGCACCGTATCTGATGGTGCTGCCCGCGCTCGTCTATCTCGCGATCTTCTTCGTGATCCCGTTCGTGACGCTGGCGCGCACCTCGCTGTCGCAGTCGGGCGGGTCGGTTTATCTGCCGACGCTGACGTTCGCCTGGGACTTCAGCAACTACTTCGACGCGTTCACCCACTACCGGCCGCAGATCATGCGATCGTTCGGGTACGCGTTCACCGCCACGGTGCTGTGCCTGATCCTGGCGTTCCCGCTGGCGTACGTGATCGCCTTCAAGGCCGGACGATTCAAGAACCTGCTGCTCGGTCTGGTCATCCTGCCGTTCTTCGTCACGTTCCTGATCCGCACCATCGCCTGGAAGACGATTCTCGCCGACGACGGTTGGGTGGTGCAGGCGCTCGACGCGGTCGGCCTGCTGCCCAGCGACGGTCGACTGTTGTCGACCAGCTGGGCGGTGATCGGCGGATTGACCTACAACTGGATCATCTTCATGATCCTGCCGCTCTACGTGAGCCTGGAGAAGATCGATCCGCGGCTGATCGAGGCGTCCAAGGACCTCTACTCGTCCAACACCCGCGCCTTCACCAAAGTCATTCTGCCGCTGTCGATGCCGGGCGTGCTGGCGGGCAGCCTGCTGGTGTTCATCCCCGCCGTGGGCGACTTCATCAACGCCGACTACCTGGGCAGCACCCAGACCACCATGATCGGCAACGTCATTCAGAAACAGTTCCTGGTGGTCAAGGACTATCCGGCCGCGGCCGCGCTGAGCATGGTGCTGATGCTGATCATCCTCGCCGGTGTGTTGCTCTACACCCGGGCGCTGGGAACGGAGGATCTGGTATGA